One Cloacibacillus sp. genomic window carries:
- a CDS encoding YitT family protein, producing MEHMIEEIKWKHLYRKAQLLFFSEWKTLLISMAAIVIYAVGVVGFTIPYKFADQGVMGIAVLLKYTLGLNPAYVLLVLNIILLAWGARTLSKRFLIWTVINAFVLSAVLDILQTINFPIMDDIFLVAVAGGVIKGLGIGLLYREGISAGGLDIAISVLKKRYGMEVGRLSFYFNMVILAISFSIIGLEKVMYGFISCYICGMTMDSVLASFDKRRLVFIVASNTDAVVEFINKKLGRGCTLLSSEGGYKRRDGFTIMCLLMPRQVVELKRFLAEHFPSSFMVVTEANEVVGKGFKRWRNI from the coding sequence ATGGAACATATGATCGAAGAGATAAAATGGAAACACCTCTATAGAAAGGCGCAGCTGCTCTTCTTTTCGGAGTGGAAGACTCTGCTGATATCCATGGCGGCCATCGTGATCTACGCGGTGGGCGTAGTGGGCTTCACGATACCCTACAAATTCGCCGACCAGGGCGTCATGGGCATCGCCGTGCTGCTCAAGTATACGCTGGGACTGAACCCCGCCTACGTGCTGCTCGTCCTGAACATCATCCTGCTTGCGTGGGGCGCGAGAACGCTCTCTAAACGCTTTCTTATCTGGACGGTCATAAACGCCTTTGTGCTCTCCGCGGTACTTGACATACTCCAGACCATCAATTTTCCGATAATGGACGATATCTTCCTGGTAGCGGTGGCGGGCGGCGTCATTAAAGGACTCGGCATCGGCCTGTTATACCGTGAGGGCATAAGCGCCGGCGGTCTCGACATCGCGATCTCCGTACTTAAAAAGCGTTACGGCATGGAGGTCGGACGGCTCAGCTTTTATTTCAATATGGTCATTCTCGCCATATCCTTCAGCATCATCGGCCTTGAAAAGGTGATGTACGGTTTCATCTCCTGCTACATCTGCGGCATGACGATGGACAGCGTGCTGGCCTCCTTCGACAAACGCCGCCTCGTCTTCATCGTCGCTTCAAATACCGACGCGGTGGTGGAGTTCATCAACAAAAAACTCGGCCGCGGCTGTACGCTGCTCTCAAGCGAAGGCGGCTACAAACGCCGCGACGGCTTCACGATCATGTGCCTGCTGATGCCGCGCCAGGTGGTGGAGCTCAAGAGGTTTCTCGCCGAGCATTTCCCCAGCTCTTTCATGGTGGTCACCGAAGCCAACGAGGTGGTGGGCAAAGGTTTTAAGCGCTGGCGCAACATCTGA
- a CDS encoding patatin-like phospholipase family protein: MKQIFKNKIFLSLLLTFFTVGNCAAAYAAGTSNDLSGKDISQSEEWAARAEFERDSPETRVHMQSWGFPHKEGVVLVLCGGGMKGLSHLGVFEVLERENIPVAAIIGTSMGSIMGGLYASGRTPADMREVLSKVDLMEIMSGRNRTDLINGYNKPATPGDSLFSLTIDKNKNEQGRLGALNAKDLYAFLSELTSTVSVTDFDHLPIPFAAVATNLGNGDTVVLRNGNLASALRASMSIPVIFDPWPMNGMLLVDGGLKANLPVLEAKKIFPRHPIVAVNLSPEDITKKNESFHTMFDVAAQTLDILMVQQIRENLDAADLVITPDVSGFSTFASGGYDKIIDKGAEAAEEKVPELKKLVEEKCHTWDHSRMERSRRHGPPVVAEVRFEGVPAGVAEELHEKYEDWIGKPLDMRLVAATVAQISTRDDIKSVDGRTEIISRGSVAVIFQIERPAKYEFGIDGYASNLYWNRWISLSAVVHDTLMAGDSTSLEYRFGTTWGAMMRYFTVEDEKDSQWGLVLAGRREEYEPYNYGAAEFERFTAKAAWYRRLNDRARIGIGYGAQRVTSLGNEAIEDHGPYLTFNFNTLDDPILPTRGMVVMSDLWFPIDHNVVSNTQFSTYVPFLQKGKVIFAGGLKTGDADNLAYAAMLGTREELYSLGQHPLVGDQAYWFHLGIERVFTRSWWGGVNMELFGNYGQVMYDWNSADSRWEVGLALSVPMNNFSGKLVFVYDDDGGFTIGYTIGVPRFWDGPLP, encoded by the coding sequence ATGAAACAAATCTTTAAGAATAAAATCTTTTTATCCCTGCTTTTGACATTCTTTACTGTGGGGAATTGCGCCGCGGCGTACGCGGCGGGCACATCCAACGACTTGTCCGGTAAAGATATCAGCCAAAGCGAAGAGTGGGCGGCGCGCGCGGAGTTCGAGAGGGACAGCCCCGAGACGCGGGTGCATATGCAGAGCTGGGGTTTCCCACACAAAGAGGGCGTTGTGTTGGTGCTCTGCGGCGGCGGTATGAAGGGGCTCTCACATCTCGGCGTATTTGAGGTGCTTGAGCGCGAAAATATCCCCGTAGCCGCCATAATCGGCACCAGTATGGGGTCGATTATGGGCGGACTCTACGCCTCGGGACGCACCCCCGCCGATATGCGAGAGGTGCTGTCGAAGGTCGATCTCATGGAGATCATGTCGGGACGCAACAGGACCGATCTTATAAACGGCTACAACAAGCCCGCCACCCCCGGGGATTCGCTCTTCTCTCTCACGATAGATAAAAACAAAAACGAGCAGGGGCGCCTCGGAGCCCTTAACGCTAAGGACCTGTACGCATTCCTCAGCGAGCTCACCTCCACCGTCTCGGTGACGGACTTTGACCACCTTCCGATCCCCTTTGCCGCGGTGGCGACGAACCTGGGGAATGGAGACACCGTCGTCCTGCGCAACGGAAACCTCGCCTCGGCGCTGCGTGCCTCGATGTCGATCCCGGTCATCTTCGATCCGTGGCCGATGAACGGCATGCTGCTGGTAGACGGCGGCCTAAAGGCCAATCTGCCCGTCCTTGAGGCAAAAAAGATATTCCCCAGACATCCGATCGTCGCCGTCAACCTTTCGCCGGAGGACATCACGAAGAAGAACGAGAGCTTCCACACGATGTTTGACGTCGCGGCACAGACGCTCGACATCCTTATGGTGCAGCAGATACGAGAAAACCTAGATGCCGCCGACCTCGTCATCACCCCTGATGTGAGCGGCTTCAGCACCTTCGCCTCCGGCGGCTACGATAAGATAATCGACAAGGGCGCCGAGGCGGCCGAGGAGAAAGTTCCCGAGCTGAAAAAGCTTGTCGAAGAGAAATGCCACACTTGGGACCACAGCCGGATGGAGCGCAGCAGGCGGCATGGGCCGCCGGTAGTAGCCGAGGTCCGCTTCGAGGGAGTACCGGCTGGCGTCGCGGAAGAACTCCACGAGAAGTATGAGGACTGGATCGGCAAACCTCTCGATATGAGGCTCGTGGCGGCCACCGTGGCCCAGATATCCACGCGCGACGACATAAAATCCGTCGACGGACGCACAGAGATCATCTCGCGCGGCTCGGTCGCCGTCATCTTTCAGATCGAGCGGCCCGCCAAATATGAGTTCGGCATCGACGGTTACGCGAGCAACCTTTACTGGAACCGCTGGATATCGCTTTCAGCGGTGGTGCACGACACTCTCATGGCGGGAGATTCCACCTCGCTCGAATACCGCTTCGGCACCACCTGGGGCGCGATGATGCGCTACTTCACGGTAGAGGACGAAAAGGACTCCCAGTGGGGACTGGTGCTCGCGGGACGTCGCGAGGAATATGAGCCGTATAACTACGGCGCCGCCGAGTTTGAGAGATTCACGGCAAAGGCCGCCTGGTATAGGCGGCTTAACGACCGCGCGCGCATCGGCATCGGCTATGGCGCGCAGCGCGTCACTTCGCTTGGCAACGAAGCGATCGAGGATCATGGTCCCTATCTCACCTTCAACTTCAATACCCTCGACGACCCGATCCTGCCGACCAGAGGCATGGTCGTCATGAGCGACCTCTGGTTCCCGATAGACCACAACGTGGTCTCCAACACTCAATTCAGCACCTATGTACCCTTCCTGCAAAAGGGCAAGGTGATCTTCGCCGGCGGTCTCAAAACTGGGGATGCCGATAACCTGGCCTATGCGGCTATGCTCGGCACGCGCGAGGAGCTGTACAGCCTCGGACAGCACCCGCTGGTCGGAGATCAGGCCTACTGGTTCCACCTTGGCATAGAGCGCGTCTTCACCCGTTCGTGGTGGGGCGGGGTCAATATGGAGCTCTTCGGCAACTACGGGCAGGTGATGTATGACTGGAACAGCGCCGACAGCCGCTGGGAGGTAGGCCTTGCGCTATCCGTCCCGATGAATAACTTCAGCGGCAAGCTGGTCTTCGTATACGACGACGACGGAGGCTTCACGATAGGCTACACCATCGGGGTGCCGCGGTTCTGGGATGGGCCGCTGCCCTAA
- a CDS encoding pyrroline-5-carboxylate reductase, translated as MKISFIGAGHITELLINHLVSDVMFEAGDLTISDPDGNRCSELKRKFGVSVAADNSEAVSRSEFTFVCVQPHIVRKVAAELKEACLRGRILISVSAGISTGLYRRELPDAVVARILPNPPSAVGEGAIPVTVSDNADEEQLESIMKLVGLFGKCFVVPEDKIDIFTSLTSPAPVLTFFETMIDASVLCGLDRETSSAMVFQTIRGCLRMWEKNGFNLNELIVKSCTPAGTSVESLRVMDQMNFRAAVKESYRAAWERSKGFNKED; from the coding sequence ATGAAAATATCGTTCATTGGCGCGGGCCATATCACGGAGCTTCTGATAAACCATCTTGTCTCCGACGTGATGTTCGAGGCGGGGGATCTGACGATTTCCGACCCCGACGGAAATAGATGCTCGGAGCTGAAGCGGAAATTTGGCGTCTCCGTCGCGGCGGACAACAGCGAGGCCGTTTCGCGGTCGGAGTTCACCTTTGTATGCGTACAGCCGCATATCGTCCGCAAGGTCGCCGCCGAATTGAAAGAGGCCTGTCTGCGCGGCCGGATTTTGATCTCCGTCAGCGCGGGGATCTCAACCGGCCTCTACCGGAGGGAGCTTCCCGATGCCGTAGTGGCGCGGATACTCCCCAATCCTCCCAGCGCGGTCGGGGAAGGGGCGATTCCCGTAACTGTCAGCGATAATGCGGACGAGGAACAGCTCGAAAGCATCATGAAGCTGGTCGGCCTGTTTGGAAAATGTTTTGTCGTCCCGGAGGACAAGATAGACATCTTTACCTCGCTGACGAGCCCAGCTCCCGTGCTGACCTTTTTTGAGACGATGATAGACGCCTCGGTCCTCTGCGGCCTCGACCGCGAGACTTCGTCGGCGATGGTCTTTCAGACGATAAGGGGCTGTCTCAGGATGTGGGAGAAGAACGGTTTCAATTTAAACGAGCTGATTGTAAAATCGTGCACGCCGGCGGGAACCTCGGTGGAGAGCCTGCGTGTCATGGACCAGATGAATTTCCGCGCCGCCGTTAAGGAATCTTACCGCGCCGCGTGGGAGAGGTCCAAAGGATTCAATAAAGAGGATTAG
- a CDS encoding hydantoinase/oxoprolinase family protein produces the protein MAKERENRLKRLTIGIDVGGTNTDGVLYDTEARRIISSVKTPTNHADYRDSIEAALGRLLRAADSEDIISLNISTTLSTNALLEGKGAPVALVLIGYEDFPHIKDEILRTVLPAALLSVRGGHNGWGNEREPLDRESLARFAREEAGGYFAVSSLYSPRNPLHEMEAAGMIRAAGCAGLTCGHEMARSKLNSVKRTVTAFLNSSLMEVTERLIQGVEFCAASHGLRCPVMFLRSDSSLVCGRWCARFPLETVFSGPAASMRGAMLLGGVCDEDAVVADMGGTSTDIGVVKKGKAVYSKEGALIGNYRTMIPSLEIRSIALGGDSAVKLGEGGELTVGPERVRPYCRASEGEECGYTPSDALSALGAAAIGSCGRSLRASNEYGGRLGVSAVEFARLVRGEVSKRLSEALHGSGEESRRICVGAPVASFACGADCSVPEEAAIASAVGAASSSLSLSCTVSILHSFFDGNFYAFLPAGQIRGTDFESVYSRSRAALEKYLTEQVALMGFQEAAAEISEEREYIGKERSLLSLSTVTLNGKAVVHDA, from the coding sequence ATGGCTAAAGAGCGGGAAAACAGGTTAAAGAGGCTCACAATAGGTATCGACGTCGGCGGCACCAACACCGACGGGGTTCTTTACGATACGGAGGCGCGCCGCATTATATCCTCCGTAAAAACTCCAACCAACCACGCGGATTATCGAGATTCGATCGAAGCCGCTTTGGGCAGGCTGCTTCGCGCCGCTGACTCCGAGGATATAATCTCGCTCAACATCTCCACTACGCTTTCGACCAACGCCCTGCTCGAGGGCAAGGGCGCTCCCGTGGCGCTGGTGCTGATCGGCTACGAGGATTTTCCCCATATAAAGGATGAGATACTGCGGACAGTCTTGCCGGCGGCGCTGCTCTCCGTCCGCGGCGGCCATAACGGCTGGGGCAATGAGCGCGAGCCGCTTGACCGGGAGTCGCTGGCGCGCTTCGCCAGAGAAGAGGCGGGCGGCTATTTCGCCGTCTCGTCGCTCTATTCGCCGCGCAATCCCCTGCATGAAATGGAGGCCGCCGGAATGATCAGGGCCGCCGGCTGTGCGGGGCTCACCTGCGGCCACGAGATGGCCCGCTCAAAGCTGAACTCGGTGAAGCGCACTGTGACGGCCTTTCTGAATTCATCCCTGATGGAGGTGACGGAGCGCCTCATTCAAGGAGTGGAGTTCTGCGCGGCCTCGCATGGCCTCCGCTGCCCCGTGATGTTCCTGCGCAGCGACAGTTCGCTCGTCTGCGGGCGGTGGTGCGCGCGCTTTCCTCTGGAGACGGTATTCTCCGGCCCCGCGGCGAGCATGCGCGGCGCGATGCTGCTCGGAGGCGTATGCGACGAGGACGCGGTCGTCGCCGACATGGGCGGCACCTCTACGGACATCGGCGTCGTGAAAAAGGGAAAGGCCGTCTATTCAAAGGAGGGCGCCTTGATCGGGAATTACCGCACGATGATTCCCTCGCTTGAGATACGCTCGATCGCCCTTGGCGGCGACAGCGCGGTGAAACTTGGCGAAGGGGGAGAGCTCACCGTCGGCCCTGAGAGGGTGCGTCCCTACTGCCGCGCCTCCGAAGGGGAGGAATGCGGCTATACGCCGAGCGACGCGCTCTCCGCCCTTGGCGCGGCGGCGATCGGCAGCTGCGGCAGGAGCCTCCGCGCCTCAAATGAATATGGCGGCAGACTGGGCGTCTCGGCGGTGGAGTTCGCGCGCCTTGTGCGCGGCGAAGTGTCGAAGCGGCTGTCGGAGGCGCTTCATGGGAGCGGTGAAGAGTCTCGGCGTATCTGCGTCGGCGCGCCAGTCGCCTCTTTTGCCTGTGGCGCGGACTGCTCGGTGCCGGAAGAGGCGGCGATCGCGAGCGCCGTAGGCGCGGCCTCCAGCTCGCTCTCGCTGTCCTGCACCGTATCCATCCTGCACAGCTTCTTTGACGGGAACTTTTACGCCTTTCTTCCCGCGGGCCAGATAAGGGGAACGGATTTTGAGTCTGTCTATTCACGGTCCCGCGCGGCTCTCGAGAAATATCTGACAGAGCAGGTGGCGCTGATGGGCTTTCAGGAGGCCGCCGCCGAGATCAGCGAGGAGCGCGAATATATCGGAAAGGAAAGGTCTCTTCTGTCGCTCTCGACGGTTACTCTGAACGGCAAAGCTGTTGTGCATGATGCATAA